The following proteins come from a genomic window of Sorghum bicolor cultivar BTx623 chromosome 3, Sorghum_bicolor_NCBIv3, whole genome shotgun sequence:
- the LOC8059419 gene encoding probable esterase PIR7A, with product MAHPTMSSSGTTTMEEESGKGHPQHPHHFVLVHGVCHGAWCWYKVATLLTSAGHRVTALDMAGCGASPARGEDVASFEDYSRPLLDVVAALPPREQAVLVGHSFGGKSLALAMERFPDRVAAAVFVSAAMPAAGNPMTIILEEFSKETGPDFYMDCAYSASNPECPALETVLLGPEYLAKRLYQLSPPEDLTLAKAMVRPSRSFQEDAMLQRNNVLTAGRYGAVRRVCIVAEDDASWSAEFQRRMASWSPGTEVRGLQGADHMAMLSKPTELSHLLVEVANNTSTVERHIVLI from the exons ATGGCTCACCCGACCATGAGTTCATCCGGGACGACGACGATGGAGGAGGAGAGCGGCAAGGGGCATCCGCAGCACCCACACCACTTCGTGCTGGTACACGGCGTCTGCCACGGCGCGTGGTGCTGGTATAAGGTGGCCACCCTGCTCACCTCCGCCGGCCACCGCGTCACGGCGCTGGACATGGCGGGGTGCGgcgccagccccgcgcgcggcGAGGATGTGGCGTCCTTCGAGGACTACAGCCGGCCGCTCCTGGACGTGGTGGCCGCGCTGCCGCCCCGGGAGCAAGCGGTCCTCGTCGGACACAGCTTCGGCGGCAAGAGCCTCGCGCTGgccatggagaggtttcctgacagagtcgccgccgccgtgttCGTCTCCGCCGCCATGCCCGCCGCCGGCAACCCCATGACGATCATCTTGGAAGAG TTTTCGAAAGAAACAGGGCCAGATTTCTACATGGATTGCGCATACAGCGCCAGCAATCCTGAGTGTCCAGCGTTGGAGACAGTTCTGCTAGGGCCAGAGTACTTGGCCAAGAGATTGTACCAGCTCAGCCCTCCTGAG GATCTGACCTTGGCAAAGGCGATGGTGAGGCCATCCCGATCGTTCCAGGAGGACGCGATGCTGCAGAGGAACAACGTGCTGACGGCGGGAAGGTACGGCGCCGTGAGGCGGGTGTGCATCGTCGCCGAGGACGACGCGTCATGGTCGGCGGAGTTCCAGCGGCGCATGGCCTCGTGGAGCCCCGGCACCGAGGTGAGGGGCCTGCAGGGAGCTGATCATATGGCCATGCTCTCCAAGCCAACAGAGCTCTCGCACCTTCTTGTTGAGGTAGCCAACAATACAAGTACAGTTGAGAGGCATATTGTTCTTATCTGA
- the LOC8059420 gene encoding esterase PIR7B: protein MEVGGGGKHFVLVHGLCHGAWCWYKVATVLESAGHRVTALDLAASGAHPARLHEVRSFEDYSRPLLDAVAAAPDGDRLVLVGHSHGGLSLALAMERFPCKIAAAVFVAAALPCVGKHMGVTTEEFMRRTASKGLLVDCQVVAINDGAGTGASSEGAGGKKGVAIVMGPRFMEKKYYQESPAEDLTLAKLLVRPGNQFLDDPVMKDEALLTAANYGSVKKVFVVAKADESSTEEMQRWMVEMSPGTEVEEIAGADHAVMNSKTKELCDVLGRVASRYD, encoded by the exons ATggaggtcggcggcggcggcaagcaCTTCGTGCTGGTGCACGGTCTCTGCCACGGCGCGTGGTGCTGGTACAAGGTTGCCACCGTGCTGGAATCCGCCGGCCACCGCGTGACGGCGCTGGACCTGGCGGCGTCTGGCGCGCACCCGGCGCGCTTGCACGAGGTGCGCTCCTTCGAGGACTACTCGCGCCCGCTGCTGGACGCGGTCGCCGCGGCCCCCGACGGCGACAGGCTGGTCCTAGTCGGCCACAGCCACGGCGGCCTCAGCCTGGCGCTCGCCATGGAGAGGTTCCCGTGCAAGATCGCCGCCGCCGTGTTCGTGGCCGCCGCGCTGCCGTGCGTCGGCAAGCATATGGGCGTCACCACTGAGGAG TTCATGAGAAGAACGGCTTCTAAAGGGCTGCTCGTGGACTGCCAAGTGGTGGCCATCAACGACGGCGCCGGCACCGGCGCCAGCAGTGAAGGTGCCGGCGGGAAGAAAGGGGTAGCGATCGTGATGGGTCCAAGGTTCATGGAGAAGAAGTACTACCAAGAGAGCCCGGCGGAGGATCTGACCCTGGCGAAGCTGCTGGTGAGGCCCGGCAACCAGTTCCTTGACGACCCGGTGATGAAGGACGAGGCGCTGCTCACGGCCGCCAACTACGGGTCCGTCAAGAAGGTGTTCGTGGTCGCCAAGGCTGACGAATCCAGCACGGAGGAGATGCAGCGCTGGATGGTGGAAATGAGCCCCGGCACGGAGGTCGAGGAGATCGCTGGCGCCGACCACGCCGTCATGAACTCCAAGACCAAGGAACTTTGCGACGTCCTTGGGAGGGTAGCCAGCAGATACGACTAA
- the LOC8059421 gene encoding esterase PIR7B, with product MEVGGGGKHFVLVHGLCLGAWSWYKVATALESAGHRVTALDLAASGAHPARLHEVRSFEDYSRPLLDAVAAAPDGDRLVLVGHSHGGASLALAMERFPRKVAAAVFVDAALPWVGKHIGVGTEAFMKKAASKGLLMDCQMVPITGTGIGTGSEDAGGQQGTAIVMGPKFLQKCYKESPAEDVTLAKQLVRPGNQFMDDPVMKDEALLTAANYGSIKKVFVVAKAAHGSSTSTEEVQRWIEATNPGTEVQEIAGADHAVMNSKPRELCDVLVGVARRYD from the exons ATggaggtcggcggcggcggcaagcaCTTCGTGCTGGTCCACGGTCTCTGCCTCGGTGCGTGGAGCTGGTACAAGGTGGCCACCGCGCTGGAATCCGCCGGCCACCGCGTGACGGCGCTGGACCTTGCGGCGTCGGGCGCGCACCCGGCGCGCCTGCACGAGGTGCGCTCCTTCGAGGACTACTCGCGCCCGCTGCTGGACGCGGTCGCCGCGGCGCCCGACGGCGACAGGCTGGTCCTCGTCGGCCACAGCCACGGCGGCGCCAGCCTCGCGCTCGCCATGGAGAGGTTCCCGCGCaaggtcgccgccgccgtgttCGTAGACGCCGCGCTGCCGTGGGTCGGCAAGCACATCGGCGTCGGCACCGAGGCG TTCATGAAAAAAGCTGCTTCCAAAGGGCTGCTCATGGACTGCCAAATGGTGCCCATCACCGGCACCGGCATCGGCACCGGCAGTGAAGATGCCGGCGGGCAGCAAGGGACAGCGATCGTGATGGGTCCAAAGTTCTTGCAGAAGTGCTACAAGGAGAGCCCAGCGGAGGATGTGACCCTGGCGAAGCAGCTGGTGAGGCCTGGAAACCAGTTCATGGACGACCCGGTGATGAAGGACGAGGCGCTGCTCACGGCAGCCAACTACGGGTCGATCAAGAAGGTGTTCGTGGTCGCCAAGGCCGCCCATGGCTCCAGCACCAGCACCGAGGAGGTGCAGCGCTGGATAGAGGCCACGAACCCCGGCACGGAGGTGCAGGAGATCGCCGGCGCCGACCACGCAGTCATGAACTCCAAGCCAAGGGAACTTTGCGACGTCCTTGTCGGAGTAGCCAGAAGATACGACTAA
- the LOC8081306 gene encoding probable esterase PIR7A, translated as MTDRQMESGGGKHFILVHGLAHGAWCWYKVVARLRAAGHRATALDMAASGVHPARLHEVASFEDYSRPLLDAVAAAPDGDRLVLVGHSLGGLSVALAMERFPGKVAAAVFLAASMPRVGSHMGVTIEEFKRAIKPDFFMDSTTTVLNTEQGPQTALLLGPNLLASKLYDQCPAEDLELGKLLIRPGFQFMDDPTMKDETLLTHANFGSVKRVFVIAKADTSNTEEMQRQTVDLSPGTDVEEIAGADHMAMLSKPTEVCEVLVRIADRCH; from the exons ATGACCGACCGGCAGATGGAGAGCGGCGGCGGCAAGCACTTCATCCTGGTGCACGGCCTGGCCCACGGCGCGTGGTGCTGGTACAAGGTGGTGGCGCGGCTGCGCGCCGCGGGTCACCGGGCGACGGCGCTCGACATGGCCGCGTCTGGGGTGCACCCGGCGCGCCTCCACGAGGTGGCGTCGTTCGAGGACTACTCGCGGCCGCTGCTGGACGCGGTGGCCGCGGCCCCCGACGGCGACAGGCTCGTCCTGGTGGGCCACAGCCTCGGCGGGCTCAGCGTCGCCCTCGCCATGGAGAGGTTCCCGGGCaaggtcgccgccgccgtgttCCTGGCCGCCTCCATGCCCCGCGTTGGCAGCCACATGGGCGTCACCATCGAAGAG TTCAAGAGGGCGATCAAACCAGATTTTTTCATGGACAGCACAACGACGGTTCTGAACACAGAGCAGGGGCCTCAAACTGCACTTCTACTTGGTCCCAACTTATTGGCATCCAAATTGTATGATCAATGCCCTGCCGAG GATCTTGAACTAGGGAAGCTGTTGATAAGACCCGGCTTCCAGTTCATGGACGACCCAACGATGAAGGACGAGACGCTGCTCACGCATGCCAACTTCGGGTCGGTGAAGAGGGTGTTTGTGATTGCCAAAGCTGACACAAGCAACACCGAGGAGATGCAGCGGCAGACGGTGGACCTCAGCCCTGGTACGGACGTCGAGGAGATCGCCGGAGCTGATCACATGGCCATGCTCTCCAAACCGACGGAGGTCTGTGAAGTTCTGGTCAGGATTGCCGACAGGTGCCACTGA
- the LOC8059423 gene encoding protein indeterminate-domain 2: protein MSGGSSSLSSVSNTPREVEEKFLQYHIQPLLGGPMEMQNGGGGGDLQHVIGGPSEPLPPAPPPPTVKKKRSLPGTPDPSAEVIALSPRTLMATNRFVCEICHKGFQRDQNLQLHRRGHNLPWKLRQRGGAGADGPGGGPPRKRVYVCPEASCVHHNPARALGDLTGIKKHYCRKHGEKKWKCERCAKRYAVHSDWKAHAKVCGTREYKCDCGTVFSRRDSFVTHRAFCDALAQENNKLSQPMNMATVASALQGQAAPHHLAPPSSSSQPEDDLDAAAGEDNDDDFALDTKSPKLRMLPTMSDADATAANQLLLPPLSMAGCMLSSLQHGAARPAPPTPPSPATFFSGVKAGLDGPSSSCDPSMGGAFSPPGASASMSATALLQKAAEMGATAGGYGVGAGFSTVGFGPMIGGPPVMGPFGPLKTPAVLEPFDGLPFGQTHLVGLDVGRLLPGQHFYGSSHGHGHGVGSMTRAIGSLMHGGQQMDHRRPDDVRVVDYLGVDDQRSCFSGVSPFGPDLGPWS, encoded by the exons ATGTCGGGAGGCAGCAGCAGCCTCTCTTCTGTGAGCAACACGCCTAGGGAGGTGGAGGAGAAGTTCTTGCAGTACCACATCCAGCCGCTCCTCGGTGGCCCGATGGAGATGcaaaacggcggcggcggcggcgacctaCAGCACGTCATCGGCGGCCCCTCGGAGCCGCTGCCGcctgcaccgccgccgccgactgTGAAGAAGAAAAGAAGCCTTCCGGGGACACCAG ACCCGAGCGCGGAGGTGATCGCGCTGTCGCCGCGGACGCTGATGGCGACGAACCGGTTCGTGTGCGAGATCTGCCACAAGGGTTTCCAGCGGGACCAGAACCTGCAGCTGCACCGGCGCGGGCACAACCTGCCGTGGAAGCTGCGGCAGCGCGGCGGAGCCGGCGCGGACGGCCCTGGAGGCGGTCCGCCGAGGAAGCGGGTGTACGTGTGCCCGGAGGCGTCGTGCGTGCACCACAACCCGGCGCGCGCGCTGGGGGACCTGACGGGGATCAAGAAGCACTACTGCCGGAAGCACGGCGAGAAGAAGTGGAAGTGCGAGCGCTGCGCCAAGCGCTACGCCGTGCACTCCGACTGGAAGGCGCACGCCAAGGTCTGCGGCACCCGCGAGTACAAGTGCGACTGCGGCACCGTCTTCTCCAG GCGAGACAGCTTCGTAACGCACAGGGCATTCTGCGACGCCCTAGCCCAGGAGAACAACAAGCTATCCCAGCCCATGAACATGGCGACGGTGGCCTCTGCCCTCCAGGGTCAAGCCGCACCCCACCACCTGGCGCCGCCATCGTCGTCGTCCCAGCCCGAAGACGacctcgacgccgccgccggcgaggacAACGACGACGACTTCGCCCTCGACACCAAGAGCCCGAAGCTGAGGATGCTCCCCACCATGTCAGACGCCGACGCCACCGCCGCCAACCAGCTGCTCCTGCCGCCGCTGAGCATGGCCGGGTGCATGCTCTCCAGCCTGCAGCACGGCGCCGCGAGGCCCGCGCCGCCGACACCGCCGTCGCCGGCAACCTTCTTCAGCGGCGTAAAGGCAGGGCTCGACGGTCCCAGCAGCAGCTGCGACCCCAGCATGGGCGGCGCCTTCTCCCCGCCGGGCGCCTCGGCGAGCATGTCGGCCACGGCGCTGCTGCAGAAGGCCGCGGAGATGGGCGCTACCGCGGGCGGGTACGGCGTGGGCGCGGGCTTCTCCACCGTCGGATTCGGGCCCATGATAGGTGGGCCTCCCGTTATGGGCCCGTTTGGGCCTCTAAAGACTCCTGCGGTGCTGGAGCCGTTCGATGGGCTGCCGTTCGGCCAGACGCATCTGGTGGGCCTCGACGTGGGCAGGCTCTTGCCCGGCCAGCACTTCTACGGCAgcagccatggccatggccatggggTCGGCTCCATGACCAGGGCCATCGGATCGCTGATGCACGGCGGCCAGCAGATGGATCACCGGCGGCCGGACGACGTCCGCGTCGTGGATTACCTCGGCGTCGACGACCAGAGGAGCTGCTTCAGTGGTGTGAGCCCCTTTGGGCCCGACTTAGGCCCATGGTCCTAG